From the genome of Solanum dulcamara chromosome 12, daSolDulc1.2, whole genome shotgun sequence:
ttgagtatgaacatgagcaacaggatgttcaatttttatcccaattgataagcaataatcatcaaaatcttGGAATGTAAATTCTCTAGAATTATCAAGGCGAGTAgctttaattggataatctagaAATTActcccttaatcttattatttgtgctaataacTTCGCAAACGTCAGGTTacgagatgataagaggcacacatgaaACCATCTTGAtaatgcatctattaggaccataaaatatataaacaatccattaggtggatgaataggtccacatatatccccatgtatacgctctaaaaagccaggagttTCGATGTCAACCTTCAGGATTGATGGTCTGCCAATTAATTTGTCTTGATAATAAgaaacacatgaaaattcatcatttgtaagaaacTTCAGGTTCTTTAACAGATGtctagttgaattttcaagaattcgtctcatcattattaatCTAGGACGACCTATTCGATTATGTCATAgaacaaatgtatttagattagTAAACTTCTTGTTTATGATCAattgtgcttcaattgcactaatttctgCATAATATATGCCGgacgacaaagttggtaattttttcaaaatatatttcctgGCCTGAGACCTCTTGGTTATActaagatattcaatattcatttcatttagtgtctcaacatgatattaatttatgcggatatctttaaaacttaacaagtttcttggagatttagaagagaacagtgcatcttctataacaatttttgtccccatAGACAGAAATATAGTATCTCTTCCGCAACCTTCAATCATTTTCAAATTATCATAAATTATAgtaaaatttgtttttcttttaagcAAGTGGAAAAAATacttctcgtctttaaaaatggcatgagtcgtttcactatcaattacacaataTCCTCGTAATTGATcatgatccaaacaaaatttgaggcatatctatatttttcttcaaaaagaaataaagtaaatattataattaaaacataactcattatacaaattttatttttttacatgaactagaaaaatataaacatattatttagtacaaataaataaaaaaaattatttaaatattatcaggcttatcaatattcatattttcttctgaaaaattgaagaaatcagctacatctaGATGCATAGGTTCAATATtgtcttcagagataaagtttgtctctaaattattttttgttctcttcaaggatgcctgatatagctgaaccagacgttttgatgaccgacaAGTCTGTGACCAGTGCTTCATACCTcaacatctatgacatatattttttgaatttttcgtTGGTATAACTTCTTTCTTTTCACTCTTGTTTTTGTATTGATGGTCATTTCTCTGTGTTAGACGAGCATCATGTTTATAATTTCTACTTCGAACatgaccacgactggggccatgacctcttcgTTGATTATAGTTTGCATAATTCACTTCAAGGAGTAGAAAAGAACCAacggccgactatcatgatttttcattaatagctTGTTATGTCGTTCAGGAATAAGAAGATGAAaaattaattcagaatattttttaaaacctttttcaCAATATTACTCCTGCAGAAGCATATTAGCTGgtgaaaatgtggagtatgttttttcaagtttgtcttgcttaatgatttcttctccgcataaatttaactgtgcaataattctaaacaaggtaaaattatattcagttatatttttaaaatacattaatctcaaattaaaccaatcatgacgtgcctgtggaaggatgaccaactttaggtggtcatatctttcttttagattctttcaGAGTTTAagagggtcttttaatgtgagctactataattttaaccctcgtcaagatggcaccggagaaatatcatgattttggcgcggtcttgactagatgtcatattgtcatctttgatagtGTCTACCAGACTCATCGATTCTAGGTGTAGTTCGATATCTAATGCTCATGATAAATAGCATTTTCCAGATATATCAAtagcaacaaattcaaatttagagatattagacattttaagtaaataaaattattaccattttgttatctatttaaaataattcaaagtgATAAAATTTCGTGCAGAGTAGAAGAAAGGGAGAGTACGAATTTCATCTATATTAAATCTCTTAATATCAGAATAGCTTATATAGTCATGATTCAATTCAGGTCCATCTTGATTGATTTCTCATTTTTCGGATCTGATTGTAACAATGGGGAGAGTTGAGAGAATATCAGTAATGACAATTCTTTAAATCGGTGTATGTATTACAATCTGAGTAAGGTTATTTATAGCTTGAAAAGTTATGAAGATGGAGATAGTCATGACAATTTGCCATTAATGGATCCCTTTAAGAAAGTGaaacatacactacttttctttCGTAACATATATaaggtatttttaaaaattttagtaCCTTAAACACAAGATTATAGATTGAATTAGTGATTTAGGGATTTAAAAATTTATCtaataatttcttatttttttcgtaTCATATCAAAGTATGATTCCACTGAATAGACAAATTCCGGATATGCATATTTTTTTCACGTTATAGATGAGGATGTCTGATACAAAGATGGCAGGAAACAACTGTTGAGCAATACAAAAAACAAGTAAACATAACCGGCCTGAAAGTGACGACACTTTTCAGTCGCCCAGAATTTCGCATAcagaaaaaactaaaatcacGAAGGAACAATAACAGTGCGCATCATATCCTTGAACTCGAAGAAATCGACGCGGCCATCGTGATCCTGATCAACTGACGAAATCATCAACTCCACTCTATCAATTTCACTGCCTTCCGGCAATCCAAGTTTCTCTAGTACCACCTGCAATTCCTTCGCCGATATGAAACCATCACCGTTCTCATCGAAAACATCAAACGCTTCCTTCAGATCCGATTCATCCTGTGCAGGATCCGGATCCTGATCCAACCCGAGCTTATCTTCATATTTTGACCCGAAGAAGACGTCGTTGAGAGAGCGATGTAGAGATTCGAAATCTTCGAATCTAAGACCACTATTCTCTGGTTTGATGTATGATTTCACCATAGACTCAATCTCGCATAGATCGGCATCTAATCCGAGCAGGTTGAGTGCTTGGCTGAGTTCTTCCACGCTGATCAAACTGTCGTGGTTTCTGTCGAACACATCGAAGATCCGACGAAGACGAATGGAATTCAGGCTGGGGCTCCGAAGACGAAACGACGATGAGGAAGAAGGCTTGAGTTTTCCCCTGGTAAGACTTCGTTTACATTCATCCTTATTGTCATCTGCTACTGATCCCATCGGCTTGCTTTAGATGATCGATCGATTAAAACTATTTTTGTTTCGCAAAAAAAGTTATGAGGAAGTAATGGAGATCATGAggaaaatatgaataaatatagtgAGTAGTCGTAGAAGCAGTTGACAGTGTGGGAGATAATGCAATGATGGGTGGCGGGgcttaaaattaaaaatgagaGTGGGCATGAACATGAATCATGAGTTAATTAAGATGCCGCGCATTTGACTTGTCTCATGTGCTACGCGTAATAGTTCTATCATGTTGAACGtaagttttaatttgtttgtactatatttttatttttttttaaagaaggtGTTATTTCTTTTATGGCAACgatttaattttaattctttatattaaaattacaagataaagaatattttggtacattcaatatatttttaatataatatcaCAAAAATTCAAAGTCTTTTGTTTTTCTAAATGCGTGTCAAGTCATCAAATTGAATGTAGGGAGTATTAGATTTAGGCctcaatttttttgtatttaatgaaatttttaaTCTTAATCATTTAGATTTCAATCATTAAGTTTATTTGTTTTCAAGATTTGGATCTTAATCATTAAGTACATTggtttttcttaaattataacTACTCAATAGGTCTGATGATTAAGAtctataataaaattttaacatCATTAAAAATGACGGTCCATCGTTACTTTATCTACTTTCACTCACCACCCACAACTACCACCACCATCAATCACAACATACTGATCATAACCACCATCCTCAGTCAACCACAACCACCACTACCGTcaatcaccaaaatcaatcGTCGTCCTCATTAACAATCATTTGCAATCACCACCACC
Proteins encoded in this window:
- the LOC129877610 gene encoding calcium-binding protein CAST, coding for MGSVADDNKDECKRSLTRGKLKPSSSSSFRLRSPSLNSIRLRRIFDVFDRNHDSLISVEELSQALNLLGLDADLCEIESMVKSYIKPENSGLRFEDFESLHRSLNDVFFGSKYEDKLGLDQDPDPAQDESDLKEAFDVFDENGDGFISAKELQVVLEKLGLPEGSEIDRVELMISSVDQDHDGRVDFFEFKDMMRTVIVPS